A portion of the Candidatus Micrarchaeia archaeon genome contains these proteins:
- a CDS encoding ATP-binding protein yields the protein MQSVGTVITTEESPSTSEFSFVFDPNERGVKKGQYVQTESENGIVFGYINEIFRSNRYFERAESVAEYERISPMKDNFPTASWEYIIAQVKVLGVSKERNFVRASIPPIPGAKVHIADENLLKSFLGLDEKGLLLGKIQHHDADAKINMTRLLQKHFAILAMSGAGKSYLSTVLIEELLDRKKEEGRVAVIVIDIHGEYMGFADGVYANRTKIIEVGNRKKGFSLPLRKVTPEMFEEWLPMLSHAQRALLRQSLSSLHDDYKKNRKAYSFKDLMNAVDAYYDEDSKRADKSVKPALKRSLSEIKRMCILSQNMENPKLTEAVQPGKLLVLDFSDVDSLRKKQVIVSMLARKLFKMRRKGRIPPFLLIVEEAHNFAREKAEAYEAVSRSVIETIAREGRKFGASLCLITQRPVNLSTTALSQCNTHIILRVTNPNDLDHIQMSSEGIDARIARSITSLRVGEGIIVGEATNAPIFVDVRSIKSRRKEKGKPLAELAVEYEKLLEKKSEDAEAFL from the coding sequence ATGCAGTCAGTAGGAACCGTGATTACAACCGAGGAAAGCCCGTCCACCTCCGAATTCTCGTTCGTGTTCGACCCGAACGAAAGGGGCGTGAAAAAAGGGCAGTACGTCCAGACCGAAAGCGAAAACGGAATTGTTTTCGGGTACATAAACGAGATTTTCAGGAGCAACAGGTATTTCGAGCGCGCAGAAAGCGTAGCCGAATACGAGCGCATCTCCCCGATGAAGGACAATTTCCCCACCGCGAGCTGGGAATACATAATCGCCCAGGTAAAGGTTTTGGGCGTTTCAAAAGAAAGGAACTTCGTGCGCGCCTCCATCCCTCCCATTCCCGGAGCGAAGGTGCACATAGCTGATGAGAACCTGCTCAAATCCTTCCTGGGCTTGGACGAAAAAGGGCTCCTTCTGGGGAAAATCCAGCACCACGATGCGGATGCGAAAATTAATATGACGCGCCTGCTCCAGAAGCATTTCGCGATTCTCGCGATGAGCGGCGCGGGCAAATCCTACCTCTCCACTGTTCTGATAGAGGAGCTTTTGGACAGGAAGAAAGAAGAGGGCCGCGTAGCGGTTATAGTGATAGACATACACGGCGAGTACATGGGCTTCGCCGACGGAGTGTACGCGAACCGCACCAAAATAATAGAAGTGGGAAACAGGAAAAAAGGCTTCTCACTGCCCTTGAGAAAAGTGACCCCGGAAATGTTCGAGGAATGGCTCCCCATGCTTTCCCACGCCCAGCGCGCTCTCCTGCGCCAGTCCCTCAGCTCCCTGCACGACGATTACAAGAAGAACAGGAAAGCCTACTCTTTCAAGGATTTGATGAACGCGGTGGATGCGTATTACGACGAGGATTCCAAGCGCGCGGACAAGAGCGTGAAGCCGGCGCTAAAGCGCTCGCTTTCCGAAATAAAAAGGATGTGCATACTTTCCCAGAACATGGAAAACCCGAAGCTTACCGAAGCGGTCCAGCCCGGGAAGCTCCTGGTGCTGGATTTCAGCGACGTGGACAGTCTGCGGAAAAAGCAGGTAATCGTTTCCATGCTCGCCCGCAAGCTCTTCAAGATGCGGAGGAAAGGAAGGATACCCCCCTTCCTCCTCATCGTGGAGGAAGCGCACAATTTCGCAAGGGAAAAGGCAGAAGCTTACGAAGCGGTTTCCCGCTCCGTGATAGAGACAATCGCGCGCGAAGGAAGGAAGTTCGGCGCTTCTTTGTGCCTCATCACCCAGCGACCAGTTAACCTTAGCACAACCGCATTGAGCCAATGCAACACCCACATAATTCTGCGCGTCACCAACCCCAACGACCTGGACCACATCCAGATGAGCTCCGAGGGGATAGACGCGCGCATCGCGCGGAGCATAACCTCCCTGCGCGTGGGCGAAGGAATAATCGTGGGAGAAGCGACAAATGCGCCCATATTCGTTGATGTAAGGAGCATAAAGTCCAGAAGAAAGGAGAAGGGCAAGCCGCTCGCAGAACTCGCAGTGGAATACGAAAAGCTCCTGGAGAAAAAATCCGAGGACGCGGAAGCATTTCTGTGA